In Massilistercora timonensis, the following are encoded in one genomic region:
- a CDS encoding peptidoglycan-binding protein: MNGTNPSLTEASARGRLKVNVVSQATSRPVPEAKVSISYTGVPDSLVEQLSTDSSGQTSSLELEAPPLEYSLEESSEQQPYAEYTIQVEAPGYEPISVAGAEILPDVTALQNIALPPRSGSDPAGEVFVIPAHTLYGSYPAKIPESEIKPVTETGEIVLSRVVVPEYIVVHDGSPRDSTARDYYVRYKDYIKNVASSEIYATWPAETIRANVLAIMSFTLNRVYTEWYRNMGYDFTITSSTAFDHKWIPERNIYDTISVIVDELFASYLSRPNVRQPLLTQYCDGRQVQCPGWMTQWGSKSLGDDGYRAIEILRSFYGEDLYINTAQSISGIPASWPGYNLEKGSTGEKVRLLQEEINGIHKGYPSIPEVAVDGIYGPATQAAVKKIQSVFGLPATGIVDYPTWYKISEVYVGVSRIAELD, translated from the coding sequence ATGAACGGAACCAATCCTTCTTTGACAGAGGCCTCCGCACGCGGGCGCCTGAAGGTGAATGTCGTCTCCCAGGCCACTTCCCGGCCCGTCCCGGAAGCCAAAGTCTCCATCTCCTATACCGGCGTCCCGGACAGCCTGGTGGAACAGCTTAGCACAGACTCCTCCGGCCAGACTTCCTCCCTGGAGCTGGAGGCCCCGCCTCTGGAATACAGCCTGGAAGAATCCAGTGAACAGCAACCCTACGCGGAATACACCATCCAGGTGGAGGCGCCGGGTTATGAGCCCATCAGCGTGGCAGGCGCGGAGATCCTCCCGGACGTCACCGCCCTCCAGAACATCGCCCTCCCTCCCCGGTCCGGTTCCGACCCCGCCGGTGAAGTATTTGTCATTCCCGCACATACATTATATGGGTCCTACCCTGCCAAAATACCTGAGAGCGAGATCAAGCCCGTCACCGAGACCGGCGAGATCGTCTTAAGCCGGGTGGTTGTCCCGGAATACATTGTGGTCCACGACGGAAGTCCCCGGGATTCCACTGCCAGGGATTACTATGTCCGCTACAAGGACTACATCAAAAATGTAGCCTCCAGCGAGATCTACGCCACCTGGCCTGCGGAGACCATCCGGGCAAATGTGCTGGCCATCATGTCCTTTACCTTAAACAGAGTATACACCGAATGGTACCGGAACATGGGCTATGATTTCACCATCACTTCCTCCACCGCCTTTGACCACAAATGGATCCCGGAGCGGAACATCTACGACACCATCTCTGTCATCGTAGACGAACTCTTCGCCTCCTATCTCTCCCGGCCCAATGTGCGCCAGCCTCTTCTCACCCAGTACTGCGACGGCAGGCAGGTCCAGTGCCCCGGCTGGATGACCCAGTGGGGCAGCAAATCCCTGGGCGATGATGGCTACCGGGCCATTGAGATCCTGCGCTCCTTCTACGGAGAGGACCTGTATATCAACACTGCCCAGTCCATCTCCGGCATCCCTGCCTCCTGGCCGGGATACAACCTAGAGAAGGGCTCCACCGGAGAGAAGGTCCGCCTGCTCCAGGAAGAGATCAACGGCATCCACAAAGGTTATCCCTCCATCCCGGAGGTGGCGGTAGACGGCATCTACGGTCCCGCCACCCAGGCTGCGGTGAAGAAGATCCAGTCTGTCTTTGGCCTGCCCGCCACCGGGATTGTAGACTATCCCACCTGGTATAAGATCTCGGAAGTCTATGTAGGCGTCTCCCGGATCGCCGAGCTGGATTAA
- a CDS encoding cell wall hydrolase, with protein sequence MTGKRGKRYAAFLLFSAGVLSTAGFAQRTELFYPSRADEVIVLETLGQAQDVLLEGNLSGPAACRQLLASSGTVTEAGESVAAKEVFAAAKASANVGEGVEYSDSTLKLLASIIFCEAGNQPYEGQVAVGAVVMNRVRSDAFPDTVREVIYQKGQFTPAGSGWLDRVVASQGYTDSALQAAKDALAGQSPIGDCLYFDQGSQGKRIGAHSFH encoded by the coding sequence ATGACGGGGAAACGTGGGAAAAGGTATGCCGCTTTTTTGTTGTTTTCAGCCGGGGTGTTATCTACGGCGGGTTTTGCCCAGCGGACAGAGCTTTTTTATCCTTCCAGGGCGGATGAGGTGATCGTTCTGGAGACTTTGGGCCAGGCGCAGGATGTTCTTTTGGAGGGGAATCTTTCCGGGCCTGCTGCCTGCAGGCAGCTTCTTGCGTCTTCCGGGACGGTGACGGAGGCGGGAGAAAGTGTTGCGGCAAAGGAAGTGTTCGCTGCGGCGAAGGCAAGCGCGAACGTTGGGGAAGGGGTGGAGTATTCAGACAGCACCTTAAAGCTTCTGGCGTCTATCATTTTCTGCGAGGCGGGAAATCAGCCTTATGAAGGCCAGGTGGCGGTGGGTGCGGTGGTGATGAACCGGGTGCGAAGCGACGCTTTCCCGGACACGGTGCGGGAGGTGATCTATCAGAAGGGGCAGTTTACGCCGGCGGGAAGCGGCTGGCTGGACCGGGTGGTTGCAAGCCAGGGGTACACAGACTCTGCCCTGCAGGCGGCAAAGGACGCGCTGGCAGGGCAGAGTCCCATCGGAGACTGTCTGTATTTTGATCAGGGAAGCCAGGGAAAAAGGATCGGGGCCCACTCCTTCCACTAG
- a CDS encoding sensor histidine kinase gives MIRILGRFCREHIKNICLYAGFVGVFLVVFYLYGIPLEAVRYAFLLTFVWVLVYGGVGFARYYRRHQTILESERKILTELDGLPEPATLIEEDYQELLRRLYEEKLEVESKGRISRQELVDYYGLWAHQIKTPIAAARLLLQSREEEEEQDAAFIREMKLEVFKIEQYVEMVLAYLRMEEMSSDLDFREYSLDDVIRQAVRKYSRMFILKRIRLDFTETGRTVLTDEKWLVFVLEQILSNALKYTKEGSISIYMEGDELAIRDTGIGISPEDLPRVFEKGFTGYNGRRDKKSTGIGLYLCKSVLDRLGHKIRIHSEVGRGTKVLLNLEREELRPE, from the coding sequence ATGATCAGGATACTGGGAAGATTTTGCAGGGAACATATCAAAAATATCTGTCTGTATGCCGGTTTCGTCGGTGTTTTTCTGGTGGTCTTTTATCTCTACGGGATCCCGCTGGAGGCGGTGCGCTACGCCTTTCTCCTAACCTTTGTGTGGGTGCTTGTCTACGGCGGCGTGGGGTTTGCCCGGTATTACCGGCGCCATCAGACGATTCTGGAGAGTGAGCGGAAGATCCTGACCGAGCTTGACGGCCTTCCGGAGCCGGCGACGCTCATCGAGGAGGATTATCAGGAGCTGCTGCGCCGGCTTTATGAGGAGAAGCTGGAAGTGGAGTCAAAGGGGCGCATTTCCCGGCAGGAGCTGGTAGATTACTATGGGCTGTGGGCCCATCAGATCAAGACGCCCATTGCGGCGGCAAGGCTTTTGCTTCAGTCCCGGGAGGAGGAAGAAGAGCAGGACGCTGCCTTTATCCGGGAAATGAAGCTGGAGGTCTTTAAGATCGAGCAGTATGTGGAGATGGTCCTGGCTTACCTCCGAATGGAGGAGATGTCTTCGGACCTGGATTTCCGGGAGTATTCTCTGGACGATGTGATCCGCCAGGCGGTGCGCAAATATTCCCGGATGTTTATCCTGAAGAGGATCCGGCTTGACTTCACGGAGACCGGGCGGACCGTCCTCACCGATGAGAAATGGCTGGTCTTCGTGCTGGAACAGATCCTGTCCAACGCCCTGAAATACACGAAGGAAGGGAGTATTTCCATTTACATGGAGGGGGACGAGCTGGCGATCCGGGATACGGGTATTGGCATTTCCCCGGAGGACCTGCCCCGGGTGTTTGAGAAAGGATTTACCGGCTACAACGGGCGCCGGGATAAGAAATCCACCGGGATCGGCCTGTATCTTTGCAAGTCCGTGCTGGACCGGCTGGGACATAAGATCCGGATCCATTCGGAGGTGGGACGGGGGACGAAAGTCCTACTTAATCTGGAGCGGGAGGAGCTTCGCCCGGAATAG
- a CDS encoding response regulator transcription factor: MYRILIVEDDRTIAGALAAHLGRWDYQVACVEDFKNVMDEFRSFDPQLVLLDIMLPFYNGFYWCQEIRRTSNVPVIFLSSANDNMNIVMAMNMGGDEFIEKPFDLGVVTAKVQAVLRRAYSLQGVVNRMEYGGLALNLGDATVEFGGERLELTKNEFRILQILMENAEKIVPRDEIIARLWESDEFIDDNTLTVNVARLRRKLESLGARDLIRTRKGIGYFLKGQEE, from the coding sequence ATGTACCGGATCCTGATCGTAGAAGACGACCGGACCATCGCCGGGGCGCTGGCCGCCCATCTGGGGCGGTGGGATTACCAGGTGGCATGTGTGGAAGATTTTAAAAATGTGATGGACGAGTTCCGAAGCTTTGACCCGCAGTTGGTGCTTCTGGATATCATGCTGCCTTTTTATAATGGGTTCTACTGGTGTCAGGAGATCCGCAGGACTTCCAATGTGCCGGTCATTTTTCTGTCTTCCGCCAATGACAACATGAATATCGTTATGGCCATGAATATGGGCGGGGATGAGTTTATTGAAAAGCCGTTTGACCTGGGGGTGGTGACCGCCAAGGTGCAGGCGGTGCTGCGCCGGGCCTATTCCCTCCAGGGAGTGGTGAACCGGATGGAGTACGGGGGCTTGGCGCTGAATCTGGGGGACGCCACCGTGGAGTTTGGCGGGGAGCGGCTGGAGCTTACCAAAAATGAGTTCCGCATCCTGCAGATCCTGATGGAGAATGCGGAGAAGATCGTTCCCAGGGATGAGATCATCGCAAGACTGTGGGAGAGCGACGAGTTTATCGACGACAACACCCTGACCGTCAACGTGGCCAGGCTTCGCAGGAAGCTGGAAAGCCTGGGGGCAAGAGATCTGATCCGGACCAGGAAGGGGATCGGCTATTTTCTGAAAGGGCAGGAAGAATGA
- a CDS encoding ABC transporter ATP-binding protein, with protein MALLDVKNVKKIYTTRFGGNQVEALRDVTFSVEPREYVAIMGESGSGKTTLLNILAALDRPTGGKVYLKGRDLSGVKEKEIAAFRRQNLGFVFQDFNLLDTFSLKDNIFLPLVLSGRKYPEMEKRLVPIAQRLGIQGILEKYPYEVSGGQKQRAAIARALITRPQLILADEPTGALDSRAAEELLRLFAAINQDGQTILMVTHSVKAASSARRVLFIKDGIVFHQLYRGNLTNEQMYQKIADTLTVLTTGGERGE; from the coding sequence ATGGCATTACTGGATGTGAAAAATGTAAAGAAGATCTATACCACCCGGTTTGGCGGCAATCAGGTGGAGGCCCTGCGGGACGTGACGTTCTCTGTGGAGCCCAGGGAATATGTGGCTATCATGGGGGAGTCGGGCTCCGGCAAGACCACTCTTTTGAATATCCTGGCGGCCCTGGACCGGCCCACCGGCGGGAAGGTCTACCTGAAGGGGAGGGATCTTTCGGGAGTGAAGGAGAAAGAGATCGCCGCGTTCCGCCGGCAGAATCTGGGGTTCGTGTTTCAGGACTTTAATCTTCTGGATACGTTTTCTCTTAAGGATAATATCTTCCTGCCGCTGGTGCTTTCCGGCAGGAAATACCCGGAGATGGAGAAAAGGCTTGTTCCCATCGCCCAGCGGCTTGGGATCCAGGGGATCCTGGAGAAATACCCCTACGAAGTCTCCGGCGGGCAGAAGCAGCGGGCGGCTATCGCCCGGGCGCTGATCACACGGCCTCAGCTGATCCTGGCGGACGAGCCTACAGGGGCGCTGGATTCCCGGGCGGCGGAGGAGCTTTTGCGGCTGTTTGCCGCCATCAACCAGGACGGGCAGACCATCCTGATGGTGACCCACAGTGTGAAGGCGGCCAGCAGCGCCAGGCGGGTGCTGTTCATCAAGGACGGCATCGTGTTCCACCAGCTGTACCGGGGAAATCTTACCAACGAGCAGATGTACCAGAAGATCGCGGACACGCTGACGGTGCTGACAACGGGAGGTGAGAGGGGTGAGTAG
- a CDS encoding transglutaminase domain-containing protein, producing the protein MRRRPRRRKKSCFTVAGLTVLATVLLGAVLFFVWQEGEGFFGALLVQEEEVPYQQVSLEEGSLGDKYYYRQIPEGDQKAYQEVLEGLREHQEEIYVHCERAERANELFALVLKDFPEIFWCDGRVTATAYSGGDPYTVLEPRYLCGVEEQKEREQEIREETREWLAGAPGEAGDFEKIQYVYETIVDQVEYKEEAPDGQNIYSVLVNRQSVCAGYAKATQYLLEQLGVFCTYVTGETREGESHAWNLVLCEGDYYYVDTTWGDPVFQSEEGEEQQGYINYDYLCCSEEELFRTHTPDGDVELPRCTSMDWNYYVVNGMYYTDYDREEILKKMNQVISEGGNPSVFKFSDEKIYEQAREGILGDLIKRAADNLGRWYDLTEVHYRYLDQESQNKITIYWQYE; encoded by the coding sequence ATGAGGCGAAGACCGAGGAGAAGGAAGAAAAGCTGTTTTACCGTGGCGGGGCTGACAGTTCTTGCTACAGTCCTTCTTGGCGCCGTGTTGTTTTTTGTCTGGCAGGAAGGGGAAGGGTTTTTTGGAGCGCTTCTCGTACAGGAGGAAGAGGTGCCCTATCAGCAGGTCTCCCTGGAAGAGGGAAGCCTTGGGGACAAATATTACTACAGGCAGATCCCGGAGGGGGATCAGAAGGCTTACCAGGAAGTGTTAGAAGGACTCAGGGAGCACCAGGAGGAGATCTATGTCCACTGTGAGAGGGCCGAGAGGGCCAATGAGCTCTTTGCCCTGGTGCTGAAGGATTTCCCGGAGATCTTCTGGTGCGACGGGCGGGTGACAGCCACCGCTTACTCCGGCGGGGATCCTTATACGGTGCTGGAGCCCCGTTATCTCTGCGGAGTGGAAGAACAAAAAGAACGGGAGCAGGAGATCCGGGAAGAAACCCGGGAGTGGCTTGCCGGGGCGCCGGGGGAGGCCGGGGATTTTGAGAAGATCCAGTACGTGTATGAGACCATTGTAGATCAGGTGGAGTATAAGGAGGAGGCTCCGGACGGCCAGAATATTTACAGTGTGCTGGTGAACCGGCAGTCTGTGTGCGCAGGCTATGCCAAGGCCACCCAGTACCTTCTGGAGCAGTTGGGGGTCTTCTGTACCTATGTGACCGGAGAGACCAGGGAGGGGGAGAGCCACGCCTGGAATCTGGTGCTCTGTGAGGGAGATTATTATTACGTGGATACCACCTGGGGCGACCCGGTGTTCCAGTCGGAAGAAGGAGAGGAGCAGCAGGGCTATATCAATTATGATTACCTGTGCTGCAGTGAGGAGGAGCTGTTCCGGACCCACACTCCGGACGGGGATGTGGAGCTTCCCAGATGTACCAGCATGGACTGGAACTACTATGTGGTAAATGGAATGTATTATACGGACTATGACAGGGAAGAGATCCTGAAGAAAATGAATCAGGTGATCTCGGAGGGAGGCAATCCTTCCGTGTTCAAATTCTCGGATGAGAAGATCTATGAGCAGGCCAGGGAAGGGATCCTGGGTGATCTGATCAAACGGGCGGCGGACAATCTGGGAAGGTGGTATGATCTTACAGAGGTGCATTACCGCTATCTGGACCAGGAGAGCCAGAACAAGATCACCATCTACTGGCAGTACGAATAA
- a CDS encoding A24 family peptidase: MEFERYCLNLGFCCLAAAAAWTDGKERRLPDGVIKALAVLGLAARVWKALGGSGGVLAVLGEGALGALAGAGIFLLLLLVWPGAFGGGDVKFLAAGGIFLGPAGTAVAFVLSVLLAGGSCVLRRRSGREEIPFGPFLAAGMGIACWWGEALWRWYVG; this comes from the coding sequence ATGGAGTTTGAAAGGTATTGTCTGAACCTGGGGTTCTGCTGTCTTGCGGCAGCGGCGGCTTGGACGGACGGGAAGGAGCGAAGGCTCCCGGATGGGGTTATAAAGGCGCTGGCAGTCCTTGGTCTGGCTGCGAGAGTGTGGAAGGCTCTTGGGGGATCCGGGGGAGTGCTTGCGGTCCTGGGAGAAGGGGCACTTGGCGCCCTTGCGGGCGCCGGGATCTTCCTTCTTCTTCTCCTGGTCTGGCCCGGGGCTTTCGGCGGCGGGGATGTGAAGTTTCTGGCTGCCGGCGGGATCTTCCTGGGACCGGCGGGGACGGCTGTGGCTTTTGTGCTCAGTGTACTTCTGGCAGGGGGATCCTGCGTGCTGCGCCGCCGGAGCGGCAGGGAGGAGATCCCGTTTGGGCCTTTTCTTGCGGCGGGGATGGGGATCGCCTGCTGGTGGGGAGAGGCGCTGTGGAGGTGGTACGTGGGGTAG
- a CDS encoding carbamoyl phosphate synthase small subunit, with product MNAFLILEDGTVFTGTSIGSQREVISEIVFNTSMTGYLEVLTDPSYAGQAVVMTYPLIGNYGVTPDMESKRAWPDGYIVRELSRMPSNFRCEGSIQDFLKEQDIPGIAGIDTRALTKILREKGTMNGMITTREDFDLEEVIPRLKAYRVGDVVSKVTCQEASVLPGNGPKVALMDFGAKNNIVRSLQQRGCQVTVYPADTSAEEIIKSNPDGIMLSNGPGDPSDCVSIIREVGKLYETDIPIFAICLGHQLMALARGGKTYKLKYGHRGGNHPVKDLSTGRVYISSQNHGYAVDASTLDPSVAQEAFVNVNDGTNEGLSYVGKRIFTVQFHPEACPGPQDSGYLFDRFMDMMKGV from the coding sequence ATGAATGCATTTCTTATCTTGGAAGACGGCACCGTCTTCACCGGAACCAGTATTGGTTCCCAGCGGGAAGTGATCAGCGAGATCGTGTTCAACACGTCCATGACAGGTTATCTGGAAGTGCTTACAGACCCGTCTTACGCGGGACAGGCAGTGGTAATGACCTATCCGCTGATCGGGAACTACGGTGTTACGCCGGACATGGAGTCCAAGCGGGCGTGGCCGGACGGATACATCGTGCGGGAGCTGTCCCGGATGCCCAGCAATTTCCGCTGTGAGGGAAGCATCCAGGATTTCCTGAAAGAGCAGGATATACCGGGGATCGCCGGGATTGATACACGGGCGCTGACCAAGATCCTGAGAGAGAAGGGAACCATGAACGGAATGATCACCACCAGGGAGGACTTTGATCTTGAGGAAGTGATCCCCAGACTGAAAGCTTACCGGGTAGGAGATGTGGTGTCCAAGGTGACCTGTCAGGAAGCGTCGGTACTCCCGGGGAACGGGCCCAAGGTCGCGCTGATGGATTTTGGCGCCAAGAACAATATCGTCCGCTCCCTTCAGCAGCGGGGCTGCCAGGTGACGGTTTACCCGGCGGATACCTCCGCAGAGGAGATCATCAAGAGCAATCCCGACGGGATCATGCTTTCCAACGGCCCTGGAGATCCGTCAGACTGTGTCTCCATCATCCGGGAAGTGGGCAAGCTCTATGAGACAGACATTCCGATCTTCGCGATCTGCCTGGGACATCAGCTGATGGCTCTGGCCCGGGGCGGAAAGACTTATAAATTGAAATACGGCCACCGGGGAGGCAATCATCCGGTGAAGGATCTGAGCACCGGAAGAGTTTATATTTCTTCTCAGAATCACGGGTACGCGGTGGACGCTTCCACCCTGGATCCGTCTGTGGCCCAGGAGGCATTTGTCAATGTCAACGACGGGACCAACGAGGGACTGTCCTATGTGGGGAAACGGATCTTCACCGTTCAGTTCCACCCGGAGGCGTGTCCGGGGCCCCAGGATTCCGGATACCTGTTTGACCGGTTTATGGATATGATGAAAGGAGTTTAA
- the carB gene encoding carbamoyl-phosphate synthase large subunit, producing the protein MPRQKEIKKVLVIGSGPIVIGQAAEFDYAGTQACRSLKEEGLEVVLLNSNPATIMTDKDIADRVYIEPLTVEVVEQLILKEKPDSVLPTLGGQAGLNLAMELEENGFLKRNNVRLIGTTAETIKKAEDRLEFKSTMEKIGEPVAASLVVETVEDGVKFAEKIGYPVVLRPAYTLGGSGGGIANNRHELVEILENGLRLSRVGQVLVERCIAGWKEIEYEVMRDSKGNCITVCNMENIDPVGVHTGDSIVVAPSQTLGDKEYQMLRTSALNIISELNITGGCNVQYALHPETFEYCVIEVNPRVSRSSALASKATGYPIAKVAAKIALGYTLDEIKNAVTKKTYASFEPMLDYCVVKIPRLPFDKFISAKRTLTTQMKATGEVMSICDNFEGALMKAIRSLEQHVDSLMSYDFSHLSREELLEDLAVVDDRRIWKIAEALRQGISYEEIHEITKIDLWFIDKIAILVEMEQKLQNTPLSRELLAEAKRMEFPDNVIARLTGNTERQIHDMRHEYGIHAAYKMVDTCAAEFAAETPYYYSVYGSVNEVEETRDRKKVLVLGSGPIRIGQGIEFDFCSVHCTWAFAKEGYETIIINNNPETVSTDFDIADKLYFEPLTPEDVESIVDLEKPDGAVVQFGGQTAIKLTEALMKMGVPILGTSAENVDAAEDRELFDEILEKCEIPRPTGGTVFTAEEAKEVANRLGYPVLVRPSYVLGGQGMQIAINDHDIDEFIGIINRIAQDHPILVDKYLQGKEIEVDAVCDGEDIVIPGIMEHIERAGIHSGDSISVYPAKSISEKTKKTIEEYTRRLAMSLHVIGLINIQFIVCGEDVYVIEVNPRSSRTVPYISKVTGIPIVPLAAKVIMGHKLKDMGYTPGLQKEAEYFAIKMPVFSFEKIRGADISLGPEMKSTGECLGIARTFDEALYKAFLGAGIKLPKHKNMIMTVRDADKPEAVEIGRRFADIGYRIFATKGTADALRDAGVKVNTVNKIEQESPNLMDLILGHKIDLVIDTPPQGAERARDGFLIRRNAIETGVNVLTAIDTAEALITSLENTDIKKLTLIDIAKI; encoded by the coding sequence ATGCCCAGACAGAAAGAGATCAAGAAGGTTTTGGTGATCGGCTCAGGTCCGATCGTCATCGGCCAGGCGGCGGAATTCGACTACGCGGGAACCCAGGCCTGCCGCTCCCTGAAGGAGGAGGGGCTGGAAGTAGTGCTCTTAAACTCCAATCCGGCCACCATCATGACTGACAAGGACATCGCGGACCGGGTATATATTGAACCGCTGACGGTAGAAGTGGTAGAGCAGCTGATCTTAAAGGAGAAGCCGGACAGCGTGCTCCCGACCCTGGGAGGCCAGGCGGGCCTCAATCTGGCCATGGAGCTGGAGGAAAATGGATTCTTAAAGAGAAACAACGTGCGGCTGATCGGAACCACGGCTGAGACTATCAAGAAGGCGGAGGACCGTCTGGAGTTCAAGTCCACCATGGAGAAGATTGGAGAGCCGGTGGCGGCTTCTCTTGTAGTAGAGACGGTGGAAGACGGCGTGAAGTTCGCCGAGAAGATCGGATATCCGGTGGTGCTGCGTCCGGCCTATACCCTGGGAGGAAGCGGCGGCGGTATCGCCAATAACCGGCATGAGCTTGTGGAGATCCTGGAGAACGGTCTCAGGCTTTCCCGTGTGGGGCAGGTGCTGGTAGAGCGGTGTATCGCCGGATGGAAAGAGATCGAGTATGAGGTGATGCGGGACAGCAAGGGCAACTGTATCACCGTATGTAATATGGAAAATATCGACCCGGTAGGCGTGCACACCGGCGACAGTATCGTTGTGGCTCCTTCCCAGACACTGGGGGACAAGGAGTACCAGATGCTGCGGACCTCCGCTCTTAACATCATCAGCGAGCTGAATATCACCGGAGGCTGTAACGTGCAGTACGCCCTTCATCCGGAGACCTTTGAATACTGTGTGATCGAGGTAAATCCCCGTGTCAGCCGGTCTTCCGCGCTGGCTTCCAAAGCGACCGGTTACCCCATCGCCAAGGTGGCGGCTAAGATCGCCCTGGGATATACCCTGGATGAGATCAAGAACGCAGTGACCAAGAAGACCTACGCAAGCTTCGAGCCTATGCTGGACTACTGTGTGGTAAAGATCCCGCGGCTTCCCTTTGATAAATTTATCAGCGCTAAGCGGACCCTGACCACCCAGATGAAAGCCACCGGCGAGGTGATGAGTATCTGCGATAATTTCGAGGGAGCGCTGATGAAGGCCATCCGTTCCCTGGAGCAGCATGTGGACAGCCTGATGTCCTATGATTTCTCCCACCTTTCCCGGGAGGAGCTGCTGGAAGACCTGGCGGTGGTGGACGACCGCCGGATCTGGAAGATCGCGGAGGCTCTCCGCCAGGGCATTTCCTATGAAGAGATCCATGAGATCACCAAGATCGACCTGTGGTTCATCGACAAGATCGCCATTCTGGTGGAAATGGAGCAGAAGCTGCAGAATACGCCTCTTAGCCGGGAGCTTCTGGCAGAGGCCAAGCGGATGGAATTTCCGGATAATGTGATCGCAAGGCTGACCGGCAACACGGAGCGCCAGATCCATGATATGCGCCATGAGTACGGGATCCATGCGGCTTATAAGATGGTAGACACCTGCGCGGCGGAGTTCGCGGCAGAGACGCCTTACTATTATTCTGTCTACGGCAGTGTCAATGAGGTGGAGGAGACCAGAGACCGGAAGAAGGTGCTGGTGCTTGGCTCCGGCCCCATCCGGATCGGCCAGGGGATCGAGTTCGATTTCTGCTCGGTTCACTGTACCTGGGCATTTGCCAAAGAAGGATATGAGACCATTATCATCAACAACAACCCGGAGACCGTAAGTACGGACTTCGATATTGCGGATAAACTGTATTTTGAGCCTCTGACTCCGGAGGATGTGGAGAGCATTGTGGATCTGGAGAAGCCGGACGGAGCGGTGGTGCAGTTTGGCGGACAGACGGCCATCAAGTTGACGGAAGCCCTGATGAAGATGGGTGTGCCAATTTTGGGAACTTCTGCGGAGAATGTGGACGCTGCCGAGGACCGGGAGCTGTTCGACGAGATCCTGGAGAAATGCGAGATCCCAAGACCTACCGGCGGAACGGTATTTACCGCGGAGGAGGCCAAGGAAGTGGCCAACCGGCTGGGTTATCCGGTGCTGGTGCGGCCCTCCTACGTGCTGGGCGGCCAGGGCATGCAGATCGCCATCAACGACCACGACATCGATGAGTTTATCGGGATCATCAACCGGATCGCTCAGGATCACCCCATCCTGGTGGACAAGTACCTCCAGGGCAAGGAGATCGAGGTAGACGCGGTCTGCGACGGTGAGGATATTGTGATCCCGGGTATCATGGAGCATATCGAGCGGGCGGGGATCCACTCCGGCGACAGTATCTCCGTATATCCGGCCAAGAGCATTTCCGAGAAGACGAAGAAGACCATTGAGGAATATACCCGGAGGCTGGCCATGTCCCTCCACGTGATCGGACTGATCAATATCCAGTTCATCGTATGCGGCGAGGACGTGTACGTGATCGAGGTCAATCCCCGGTCCAGCCGTACCGTGCCTTACATCAGCAAAGTGACAGGGATCCCCATCGTGCCGCTGGCGGCTAAGGTGATCATGGGCCACAAGCTCAAAGACATGGGATATACGCCGGGACTGCAGAAGGAAGCAGAGTATTTCGCCATCAAGATGCCGGTATTCTCCTTTGAGAAGATCCGGGGGGCGGATATCAGCCTGGGACCGGAGATGAAGTCCACCGGCGAGTGCTTAGGGATTGCCAGGACCTTTGACGAGGCCCTCTACAAAGCCTTCCTGGGTGCCGGGATCAAGCTTCCCAAGCACAAGAATATGATCATGACCGTGCGGGATGCAGATAAGCCCGAGGCAGTGGAGATCGGACGGCGGTTCGCCGACATCGGCTACCGGATCTTCGCCACCAAAGGCACGGCGGACGCTCTTCGTGACGCCGGAGTGAAGGTGAACACGGTCAATAAGATCGAGCAGGAGTCGCCCAACCTTATGGACCTGATCCTGGGCCATAAGATCGATCTGGTCATCGACACCCCGCCTCAGGGGGCTGAGCGGGCCAGAGACGGATTCCTGATCCGGCGCAACGCCATCGAGACCGGCGTTAACGTGCTGACCGCCATCGATACCGCGGAAGCGCTGATCACCAGTCTGGAGAATACAGATATCAAGAAACTGACGTTGATCGATATTGCGAAGATTTAA